A window of the Desulforapulum autotrophicum HRM2 genome harbors these coding sequences:
- a CDS encoding UDP-glucose dehydrogenase family protein, with protein sequence MKITMIGTGYVGLVSGACFSEMGSRVTCVDVDEKKIENLKQGILPIYEPGLEAMVVQNHAEGLLDFSTSLARAMKTSSIYFIAVGTPQGEDGSADLTYVITVAAEIGKNLDKYAVIVDKSTVPVGTADKVRATIQKELDLRGVDIGFDVVSNPEFLKEGAALNDFMKPDRIIVGADTESARKVMKRLYAPFSRNRDKVIFMSVRDAEMTKYAANSMLATKISFMNEVANICERLGVDVENVRKGIGSDARIGYSFIYPGCGYGGSCFPKDVKALIRTSAENGFEPDLLNAVERRNELQKLWLFQKIIHRLGEDLTGRSFAVWGLSFKPGTDDMREASSVVLINKLIEAGAVVRAYDPVAMAEAGRVFPHAWFDDGRLVLVDQSYEALDGVDAMVLVTEWKTFRQPDFNDMKARMAKPLIFDGRNQYDPEEVRDLGFEYFGIGR encoded by the coding sequence ATGAAAATTACAATGATTGGAACCGGATATGTCGGGCTTGTCTCAGGGGCCTGTTTCTCTGAAATGGGAAGCCGTGTGACCTGCGTTGATGTGGATGAAAAAAAGATTGAAAATCTCAAACAGGGTATTCTGCCCATCTATGAACCCGGACTTGAGGCCATGGTTGTTCAGAACCATGCAGAAGGTCTGCTGGATTTTTCAACCTCCCTTGCCCGGGCCATGAAAACGTCGAGCATCTATTTTATTGCCGTTGGCACCCCCCAGGGTGAGGATGGGTCAGCTGATTTAACCTATGTGATCACGGTCGCCGCTGAAATTGGAAAAAACCTGGATAAATACGCTGTGATCGTTGATAAATCAACGGTTCCCGTGGGTACGGCTGACAAGGTTCGAGCCACCATTCAAAAAGAGCTTGATCTCAGGGGAGTTGATATCGGTTTTGACGTGGTGAGCAACCCTGAGTTTTTAAAGGAGGGGGCCGCCTTAAATGATTTCATGAAGCCTGACAGGATCATTGTCGGGGCAGATACTGAAAGTGCCCGCAAGGTTATGAAACGGCTCTATGCACCCTTTTCAAGAAACCGGGACAAGGTTATTTTCATGAGCGTCAGGGATGCTGAGATGACCAAATATGCGGCCAATTCCATGCTTGCCACCAAAATTTCCTTTATGAACGAGGTGGCCAACATCTGTGAGCGCCTTGGTGTGGATGTGGAGAATGTAAGAAAGGGGATTGGGTCCGACGCAAGGATCGGGTACTCGTTTATCTATCCCGGATGCGGTTATGGGGGGTCGTGTTTTCCTAAGGATGTCAAGGCGTTGATCCGGACCAGTGCGGAAAATGGTTTTGAACCTGACCTCTTAAATGCCGTGGAGCGAAGAAATGAACTTCAGAAGCTGTGGCTGTTCCAGAAGATCATCCATCGTTTGGGTGAGGATCTGACCGGGCGATCATTTGCCGTGTGGGGGCTTTCGTTTAAACCGGGGACAGACGACATGAGGGAAGCCTCTTCCGTGGTTCTTATTAATAAACTCATTGAGGCCGGTGCAGTGGTCCGTGCCTATGATCCCGTGGCCATGGCTGAAGCGGGCCGGGTGTTTCCCCATGCATGGTTTGACGATGGGCGCCTCGTTCTGGTTGACCAGTCCTATGAGGCCCTTGACGGTGTAGATGCCATGGTGCTTGTGACGGAATGGAAAACATTTCGTCAGCCTGATTTCAATGACATGAAGGCCCGCATGGCAAAACCGCTGATTTTTGACGGACGAAATCAGTATGACCCTGAAGAGGTAAGGGATTTGGGGTTTGAATATTTTGGTATTGGGCGGTAA
- a CDS encoding NAD-dependent epimerase, with product MKIMITGAAGFIGFFLGKKLLENGHTVFGVDNLNDYYEVALKKGRLEILNRFDSFSFERLDISDRSGVERLFGANRFDVVVNLAAQAGVRYSIDNPHAYVDSNLVGFANILEGCRHGRVGHLVYASSSSVYGQNKKMPFSVTDSVDHPVSLYAATKKSNELMAHAYAHLYGIPMTGLRFFTVYGPWGRPDMAYFKFTRAILAGEPIDVYNHGNMRRDFTYIDDIVKGVVKVMEKPPVPGESLADSGTSAPYRLYNIGNNQPVELGHFIEVLEKHLGQKAVKNMLPMQPGDVPETYADIETLVRDTGFTPETSIDEGLGRFVQWYRKFYRIFE from the coding sequence ATGAAAATAATGATTACAGGAGCCGCAGGATTTATCGGTTTTTTCTTGGGTAAAAAACTCCTGGAAAATGGTCACACGGTGTTTGGGGTGGACAATCTCAACGATTATTACGAGGTCGCCTTGAAAAAGGGACGGCTGGAGATTTTAAACCGTTTTGATAGCTTTTCATTTGAACGGCTGGATATTTCCGATAGAAGCGGGGTTGAACGATTGTTTGGTGCCAACCGCTTTGACGTGGTGGTCAATCTTGCGGCCCAGGCAGGGGTGCGTTACAGCATAGACAACCCCCATGCCTATGTGGATTCAAATCTTGTGGGGTTTGCTAATATCCTTGAGGGGTGCCGCCACGGCCGGGTGGGGCACCTGGTTTACGCCTCCTCAAGTTCAGTCTATGGCCAGAACAAAAAAATGCCTTTTTCCGTCACAGATTCGGTGGATCATCCGGTGTCTTTGTATGCTGCCACAAAAAAATCCAACGAACTCATGGCCCATGCCTATGCCCATCTCTATGGGATTCCCATGACGGGATTGCGGTTTTTCACGGTGTATGGTCCCTGGGGCCGTCCGGACATGGCCTACTTTAAGTTCACCCGGGCCATTCTTGCCGGAGAGCCCATTGATGTGTATAACCACGGCAACATGCGCCGGGATTTTACCTATATTGATGATATTGTCAAGGGCGTGGTGAAAGTGATGGAAAAACCGCCGGTGCCGGGAGAGTCCCTGGCCGACAGTGGCACCTCTGCCCCATACCGGCTCTACAATATTGGAAACAACCAACCCGTGGAACTGGGTCATTTTATCGAGGTCCTGGAAAAACATCTTGGGCAAAAGGCTGTAAAAAACATGCTCCCCATGCAGCCGGGAGACGTACCTGAAACCTATGCCGATATTGAAACCCTTGTACGGGATACAGGGTTTACCCCCGAGACATCCATTGACGAGGGCCTGGGTCGTTTTGTTCAGTGGTATCGAAAATTTTATAGGATATTTGAATGA
- a CDS encoding Hsp70 family protein — translation MDFQDKHFVVGIDLGTTNCAVSYVDLTALDGDGGKNPIKTFNVPQLTGSGEFSAISVLPSFLYIPGEYDVSENALKHPWKTEDDRFVGTFARDHGSMVPARLVSSAKSWLCHARADREAKILPWGAEGVDKVSPVTATALYLRHIKKAWNHGKKDEDLFLENQFVVITVPASFDEAAREFTLKAAREAGFGTSVTLLEEPLAAFYAWLVFHENDWNKHVQPGELILVCDVGGGTTDFTLITLSASEGTPRFERLAVGDHLILGGDNIDLALANLVASKFKRRDSLTQDRWKTLCHKCRQAKEKILEQGENSVRITLKGQGRSVIAGTLAADLTREDLETILCQGFFPDVDPGETAQKPPGKAIAEFGLPYEQEPAITRHIGWFLEKHRTEVKQLLGKEPMPDHILFNGGSLKPSLLQERIRTAIRHWFGSQDSALPALLENNHPDLSVAIGASYYGLVKQGTGVRVGSGSPRSYYIGVATARDQANSETPKALCVVERGLDEGSVIKLPQMAFEVLTNQPVTFDMFSSSFRSGDISGDIVDVDDTLSPMMPMQTIVKFGKKGEQRSVPVTIEPEYTEMGSLAVWCRSSISNHRWKLEFQLRDEVLPLAGSETEVLESSLIEASCAMIDTAFSSESDQREITGLVKTLEGKIETQKNAWPLSLLRTMADHLIQRSDARRLSPEHEVRWLNLTGFCIRPGFGDAFDGERMRKLWKIYLAGPIFPKVKQNVSEWWIFCRRIAGGMNAGQQRQFFQDVTPLLLGGNGLKKKVSPQELTEIWMAAANMERLLVKDKVSLGRAICALLNPGKSPAQLFWALSRIGARELLYGSVDRVVPPREAAVWIRKMIKKQKRRDLPLAKALAQIARKTGDRTRDLDSETIAPLVEWFDLTKTQKCSAIVREKVEIKAVETSAIFGESLPQGLVLK, via the coding sequence TTGGATTTTCAGGATAAACATTTTGTCGTTGGCATAGATCTTGGCACAACCAATTGCGCTGTCTCCTATGTGGATCTCACCGCTCTGGATGGTGACGGCGGCAAAAATCCCATAAAAACCTTTAACGTGCCCCAGCTCACGGGCAGCGGAGAGTTCTCTGCCATTTCGGTTCTGCCGTCCTTTCTCTATATCCCGGGCGAGTATGATGTATCGGAAAATGCGCTGAAGCATCCCTGGAAAACTGAGGATGACAGGTTTGTCGGCACCTTTGCCCGGGATCACGGCTCAATGGTGCCCGCTCGCCTTGTCTCGTCTGCCAAAAGCTGGCTCTGTCACGCCCGGGCCGACCGGGAGGCTAAAATTCTTCCCTGGGGGGCAGAGGGGGTTGATAAGGTGTCGCCGGTTACGGCAACGGCCCTTTATCTGCGGCACATTAAAAAGGCGTGGAACCACGGTAAAAAGGATGAGGACCTTTTCCTTGAAAATCAGTTTGTCGTGATCACTGTTCCTGCCTCGTTTGATGAGGCGGCAAGGGAGTTCACCCTCAAGGCCGCCCGAGAGGCAGGATTTGGAACCAGTGTCACCCTGCTTGAAGAACCCCTTGCCGCATTTTACGCATGGCTTGTTTTCCATGAAAATGATTGGAACAAACACGTCCAGCCAGGAGAGCTTATCCTGGTGTGTGATGTGGGAGGTGGCACCACTGATTTTACCCTGATCACGCTTTCGGCGTCCGAGGGAACGCCTCGGTTTGAACGCCTTGCCGTGGGCGATCATCTCATCCTTGGCGGTGACAATATTGACCTTGCCCTTGCAAATCTTGTGGCCTCAAAGTTCAAGCGGCGTGACTCCCTGACCCAGGATCGCTGGAAAACCCTCTGCCATAAGTGCAGGCAAGCCAAGGAAAAAATTCTGGAGCAGGGTGAAAATTCTGTCAGGATCACCCTCAAAGGCCAGGGCCGCTCGGTGATTGCAGGAACTCTTGCAGCAGATCTTACCCGGGAGGATCTTGAAACCATCCTGTGCCAGGGCTTTTTCCCGGATGTCGACCCCGGTGAAACAGCCCAGAAACCCCCTGGCAAGGCCATTGCTGAGTTCGGTCTTCCCTATGAGCAGGAGCCTGCCATAACAAGGCACATCGGCTGGTTCCTGGAAAAGCATCGCACCGAGGTGAAGCAGCTCCTTGGAAAAGAGCCCATGCCCGACCATATCCTCTTTAACGGCGGCTCCCTGAAGCCCTCCCTTCTCCAGGAGAGGATCAGAACCGCCATCCGCCACTGGTTTGGTTCCCAGGATTCTGCGCTTCCCGCATTGCTTGAAAACAATCATCCAGACCTTTCCGTTGCCATTGGCGCCTCCTACTACGGACTTGTGAAGCAGGGGACAGGTGTCAGGGTGGGCAGCGGCAGTCCCAGGAGTTATTATATCGGGGTTGCCACCGCCCGGGACCAGGCAAATTCTGAAACGCCAAAGGCCCTGTGTGTTGTGGAACGGGGGCTGGATGAAGGATCTGTAATCAAGTTGCCCCAGATGGCCTTTGAGGTGTTGACCAACCAGCCGGTCACCTTTGACATGTTCAGTTCAAGTTTTCGGTCCGGGGATATAAGCGGTGACATTGTGGATGTTGATGATACCCTGTCCCCAATGATGCCCATGCAGACCATTGTCAAGTTTGGCAAAAAGGGTGAACAGAGAAGCGTGCCCGTCACCATAGAACCAGAATATACGGAGATGGGTTCCCTTGCTGTCTGGTGCCGTTCAAGTATTTCCAACCATCGGTGGAAACTTGAATTTCAGCTAAGGGACGAGGTTCTGCCCCTGGCCGGTTCGGAAACCGAGGTGCTTGAATCCTCCCTTATCGAAGCGTCGTGCGCCATGATCGACACCGCCTTTTCAAGTGAATCAGATCAACGAGAGATTACAGGGCTTGTTAAGACACTTGAGGGTAAAATCGAGACCCAGAAAAACGCATGGCCCCTGTCCCTGTTGCGGACCATGGCAGACCACCTCATCCAGCGATCCGATGCCAGACGGTTGAGCCCTGAACATGAGGTTCGCTGGTTGAATTTGACGGGATTCTGCATTCGTCCCGGTTTTGGTGATGCCTTTGATGGGGAAAGGATGCGTAAGCTCTGGAAAATTTATCTCGCCGGTCCCATATTTCCAAAGGTAAAACAGAATGTCAGCGAATGGTGGATCTTTTGTCGAAGAATAGCAGGGGGAATGAATGCAGGACAGCAGCGCCAGTTCTTCCAGGACGTCACCCCCCTTCTGCTTGGGGGTAACGGTTTAAAGAAAAAGGTGTCCCCCCAGGAGTTGACTGAAATCTGGATGGCTGCGGCAAATATGGAGCGATTGCTTGTAAAGGATAAGGTTTCCCTTGGCCGGGCCATCTGTGCCCTGCTCAATCCGGGCAAATCCCCTGCACAGCTCTTCTGGGCCTTGTCGCGCATTGGTGCAAGGGAACTTCTCTACGGTTCGGTTGACAGGGTTGTCCCTCCCAGAGAGGCCGCTGTATGGATAAGAAAGATGATTAAAAAACAGAAGAGGAGGGACCTTCCCCTTGCAAAGGCCCTGGCACAGATTGCAAGAAAGACAGGAGACCGGACAAGGGATCTTGACTCTGAAACAATTGCTCCGCTTGTGGAGTGGTTTGATCTCACCAAGACCCAGAAATGTTCGGCCATTGTCAGGGAGAAAGTAGAGATCAAGGCAGTTGAGACATCGGCTATTTTTGGAGAGAGCCTTCCCCAGGGCCTTGTGCTGAAGTAA
- a CDS encoding MraY family glycosyltransferase, whose protein sequence is MIFLYVLSLLFGVAGAALFFHKGAAGGFLDNPNHRSSHRVTTPKGAGLGFLVSFVAVAWWLETDPLFWLPLALVSFMGFVDDRMGLPALPRLVIQLIAGSVLVFGVCTCYITWWSIPAWALFMAGTANCYNFMDGIDGIAALTAVAGFSMVAYYLHLVGAFDDYVRVSLCTGAACLGFLPYNLPKARVFMGDTGSLLIGFLFGAIVCRFSLNVHEFLILVSFIFPFYCDELITMALRLKQRENLLEPHRQHIYQILANEGGFSHLSVAIFYVTIQIIVGFLMIIMHKQPAVVLFFLLTLLFLFFGVLSYSIRKKYYEKF, encoded by the coding sequence GTGATATTCCTGTATGTGCTATCTTTATTATTCGGAGTCGCAGGTGCAGCTCTTTTTTTTCATAAAGGGGCTGCCGGGGGATTCCTGGACAACCCGAACCATCGTAGTTCCCATCGGGTTACCACCCCCAAGGGGGCCGGTCTGGGCTTTCTTGTTTCATTTGTTGCAGTCGCCTGGTGGCTGGAAACGGATCCGCTCTTCTGGCTTCCTTTGGCCCTGGTTTCGTTCATGGGGTTTGTTGATGACAGGATGGGGTTGCCTGCGCTGCCCAGGCTGGTCATCCAATTGATCGCAGGATCTGTCCTTGTTTTTGGTGTCTGTACTTGCTATATAACCTGGTGGAGTATACCGGCATGGGCTCTTTTTATGGCTGGAACAGCCAATTGCTATAATTTCATGGACGGGATAGACGGCATAGCCGCTTTGACCGCTGTTGCTGGGTTTTCAATGGTTGCATATTATCTTCACCTTGTGGGGGCTTTTGATGATTATGTCAGGGTAAGTCTTTGTACAGGGGCCGCATGCCTGGGGTTCCTTCCCTATAACCTCCCAAAGGCAAGGGTGTTTATGGGAGATACTGGAAGTCTTTTAATTGGTTTTTTATTTGGAGCGATCGTGTGCAGATTTTCTTTAAACGTCCATGAGTTTTTGATTCTGGTTTCGTTTATATTCCCCTTTTACTGTGATGAGTTGATTACAATGGCTTTGAGGCTGAAACAAAGAGAAAATTTGCTTGAACCCCACCGGCAGCACATCTATCAGATCCTTGCAAATGAAGGCGGTTTTTCCCACCTTAGCGTGGCAATCTTTTATGTGACAATTCAGATAATTGTTGGCTTTTTGATGATAATTATGCATAAGCAACCTGCAGTGGTTCTCTTTTTTTTGTTAACCCTGTTGTTTTTGTTTTTTGGGGTTTTGAGTTATTCGATTCGAAAAAAATATTATGAAAAATTCTGA
- a CDS encoding DUF2760 domain-containing protein, protein MSKKFAQRSFLVIIGFMAVLMLGVDAGVYFGVEKLLHLLASDSWDGVRLLKLVSINFFPWFVPVSGAVFLLFTLILWLMVKGSAASVFKEKTVAQPLKREGKKDAADLRIEQERRRRVFLHLLSVLQREGRLLDFFDEDLSLYEDEEIGAAVRSIQEDCKKTIAKYLALKPVIDKAEGEEIVVEQGFDPDAIKLTGNVTGNPPFKGLLRHRGWKAGKREIPKLSDVLDAAIIVPAEVEIN, encoded by the coding sequence ATGTCAAAGAAGTTTGCACAACGATCGTTCCTGGTGATCATTGGTTTCATGGCCGTATTGATGCTGGGTGTGGATGCAGGTGTCTATTTCGGAGTGGAAAAACTGCTGCACCTTTTAGCCTCTGATTCCTGGGACGGGGTCAGGCTCCTGAAACTGGTGTCGATCAATTTCTTTCCCTGGTTTGTACCCGTGTCCGGGGCTGTTTTTTTGTTGTTTACCCTTATACTCTGGCTAATGGTCAAAGGCAGTGCTGCATCTGTTTTCAAGGAGAAGACAGTTGCGCAGCCCCTTAAACGAGAGGGGAAAAAAGATGCTGCAGATCTCAGGATTGAGCAGGAACGGCGCCGGCGGGTTTTTCTCCACCTTCTTTCCGTTTTGCAGAGGGAAGGGCGCTTGCTTGATTTTTTTGACGAGGATTTGTCCCTTTACGAGGACGAAGAGATAGGGGCTGCCGTCAGGAGTATCCAGGAGGATTGCAAGAAAACCATCGCCAAATATCTTGCACTTAAGCCCGTGATTGACAAGGCCGAGGGAGAAGAGATCGTGGTCGAACAGGGGTTTGATCCCGATGCCATCAAGCTTACGGGAAACGTGACTGGCAATCCGCCGTTTAAGGGTCTGTTGAGGCATAGGGGCTGGAAGGCTGGTAAAAGAGAGATTCCAAAGCTTTCCGATGTGCTTGACGCCGCCATAATCGTACCGGCAGAGGTTGAGATCAATTAG
- a CDS encoding Hsp70 family protein → MKKARYIVGIDLGTTNSVVAYTDALTTDASEITVFKVSQLTGSGVVESREALPSFLYLLETHEVSESSHALPWGRQEKIMAGVYARERGSEVPQKLVSSSKSWLCNAQVDREAPILPWEGTAKVDKISPVQASSHILTHIRKAWNFEMAAEDPDLVLENQEIYLTVPASFDAVARELTVKAAHLAGLTDVTLIEEPQAAFYSWIDRSKEKWRDKVEKGDLVLVCDVGGGTSDFSLIEVQEEDGNLCLERLAVGEHLLVGGDNIDLALAYSLAAKLQQQGKKLDPWQMRGLVHSCRSAKESLFSGDDTWGKYPVTILGRGSGLIKGTIKAALEYEDVEKIVLAGFFPETVLDQEPSVSSMAGIREFGLNYEADPGITRHLAKFISNHRDEHGQVRLPTAVVFNGGVMKSQALRNRVMKILSSWAVNGQAGGIREIDTGDFDLSVARGAAYYGRAAKGDGIRIRGGLGSSYYLAVEAAMPAVPGVVLPTRALCIAPFGMEEGTGAENRTRLFNLIVGETVRFNIMTSTTRNKDQLGEIVDNWEYEDIRDLTTIETRLEGDEDNAVIPVTFEVRLTEVGTLEFWACARDGNQRWKLELNVRPK, encoded by the coding sequence GTGAAAAAAGCCCGTTACATTGTCGGTATTGATCTTGGAACAACCAACAGCGTTGTAGCCTACACTGATGCCCTGACAACCGATGCCTCTGAGATAACGGTTTTTAAAGTTTCCCAGCTGACAGGATCCGGGGTAGTTGAATCCAGGGAAGCCCTCCCATCGTTTTTATATCTGCTTGAAACCCATGAGGTGTCAGAATCCTCCCATGCCCTTCCCTGGGGACGTCAGGAAAAGATAATGGCAGGCGTTTATGCCAGGGAAAGGGGGAGTGAGGTTCCCCAGAAGCTTGTCAGTTCTTCCAAATCATGGCTGTGCAATGCCCAGGTGGACAGAGAGGCCCCCATTCTTCCCTGGGAAGGTACGGCCAAGGTGGATAAGATTTCCCCGGTCCAGGCGTCAAGCCACATTCTTACCCATATTCGCAAGGCATGGAACTTTGAGATGGCCGCCGAAGATCCTGATCTGGTGCTTGAAAATCAGGAGATATACCTCACTGTTCCTGCCTCGTTTGATGCGGTTGCAAGGGAGCTTACCGTCAAGGCTGCCCATCTGGCGGGTTTGACCGACGTCACCCTGATTGAAGAGCCCCAGGCGGCCTTTTATTCCTGGATCGACAGGTCCAAAGAGAAATGGCGGGACAAGGTGGAAAAAGGAGACCTTGTGCTTGTGTGCGATGTGGGCGGTGGAACCAGTGATTTCAGCCTCATTGAGGTCCAGGAAGAAGACGGTAACCTCTGTCTTGAACGCCTTGCCGTTGGCGAACACCTCCTTGTGGGGGGGGATAATATCGATCTTGCCCTGGCCTATTCCCTTGCTGCAAAGTTGCAACAACAGGGAAAGAAACTGGATCCCTGGCAGATGAGGGGGCTTGTCCACTCCTGCAGATCAGCCAAGGAATCGCTGTTTTCCGGAGACGATACCTGGGGAAAGTATCCTGTGACGATTCTTGGACGGGGCTCGGGTCTGATCAAGGGAACCATCAAGGCAGCGCTTGAATACGAGGATGTGGAAAAGATCGTTCTCGCAGGATTTTTTCCTGAAACAGTACTTGACCAGGAGCCTTCCGTTTCAAGCATGGCCGGGATAAGGGAGTTTGGGCTGAACTACGAGGCAGATCCCGGAATTACCCGTCACCTTGCAAAATTTATATCCAACCACAGGGATGAACACGGCCAGGTGCGACTTCCAACGGCAGTTGTGTTCAATGGCGGGGTGATGAAATCGCAGGCCCTCAGAAATCGGGTAATGAAGATTCTCTCCTCATGGGCCGTGAATGGTCAAGCGGGTGGTATCCGGGAGATCGACACCGGGGATTTTGATTTAAGTGTTGCCAGGGGAGCCGCCTATTATGGCCGGGCTGCAAAGGGTGACGGCATTCGAATCAGGGGCGGGCTTGGCAGTTCCTACTATCTGGCGGTCGAAGCGGCCATGCCGGCTGTTCCAGGCGTTGTTCTTCCCACCCGAGCGCTTTGCATTGCGCCGTTTGGCATGGAAGAGGGAACAGGGGCTGAGAACAGGACAAGACTCTTCAACTTGATTGTGGGTGAGACGGTTCGGTTTAACATCATGACCTCCACCACGCGAAACAAAGACCAGCTCGGGGAGATCGTTGATAACTGGGAGTACGAAGATATTCGCGATCTGACCACCATTGAGACCCGTCTTGAGGGGGACGAAGATAACGCCGTTATCCCCGTGACCTTTGAGGTGCGTCTCACCGAGGTCGGCACCCTTGAGTTTTGGGCCTGTGCCCGGGACGGCAATCAGCGGTGGAAACTTGAGCTCAATGTACGGCCAAAATAG
- a CDS encoding ComEA family DNA-binding protein produces the protein MDQKKKCLTLFVAVLVLLFFITIPAIGAAEKVNINTATEKELCTLKRVGPQYARRIIEYRTKVGAFKTPQDILLIKGIGPQTFEENKAVIVVKDDK, from the coding sequence ATGGATCAAAAGAAAAAATGTCTGACGTTGTTTGTTGCTGTCCTTGTATTGCTGTTTTTTATTACCATTCCGGCAATAGGGGCAGCGGAAAAGGTCAATATCAACACCGCAACCGAAAAAGAGCTGTGCACCCTTAAGCGGGTGGGCCCCCAGTATGCCCGAAGAATTATTGAGTACCGCACAAAGGTGGGTGCGTTTAAAACGCCCCAGGATATTTTACTGATAAAGGGGATAGGCCCCCAAACCTTTGAGGAGAACAAGGCTGTCATTGTGGTCAAGGATGACAAATAA
- a CDS encoding polysaccharide biosynthesis protein has product MKNSESPSFHRNLIIVFLVDAFLAVCAIVLAYMIRFEFNVPDIMKSGLVQSVALVLVVKMPVFYAFNMYRGMWRYTSGSDVVNVIKASILSSLLIMALVLFVKNFGGFSRSVFAIDLCLTIFLLSGFRLCVKKYFEISAGNRFSMLTTIGTIIKDIFFRENGATKLLIIGAGSCGERIVREIIKNSMLKYKVVGFLDDNPKKIGKTIHGITVLNVIDSLEKVAKKVEATEVLIAIPTAEAFHMRRIIDICKDSGLKFKIIPDMGELINGNVSVSAIRDLSFRDLLGREPVRLDQGRIGEYLENQVILITGAGGSIGSELCRQICRFNPATLVLYDNAETPLYEIDHELKNYFKQVNIVPVLGDIRDRFQFSKALEAYSPVSVFHAAAYKHVPMLEIHPWEAVLNNIMGTVNVAECCKRLNVQRFVLMSTDKAVRPSSVMGASKRISEIFVQNQSTSFDHQTKFMIVRFGNVAGSAGSVVPLFKKQIRSGGPVTVTHPDVTRFFMTIPEACQLILQAGAMGKGGEIFILDMGRPVKIADMAADMIRLSGYQPGKDIAIKYIGLRPGEKMFEELVAENEVTLPTEHDKITVLNGSGYNMIKLNGKIDQLEQFALEQNCEMIFSLFEEILPGYRPYVENESAFPPN; this is encoded by the coding sequence ATGAAAAATTCTGAATCTCCCAGCTTTCATAGAAATCTGATTATCGTTTTTTTGGTGGACGCCTTCCTTGCTGTTTGCGCAATCGTTCTGGCCTACATGATTCGGTTTGAATTCAACGTACCCGATATCATGAAGTCAGGGTTGGTACAGAGTGTCGCCCTGGTACTCGTGGTGAAGATGCCTGTTTTTTATGCCTTTAACATGTACCGGGGGATGTGGCGGTATACCAGCGGTTCCGATGTTGTCAACGTTATCAAAGCCTCTATTTTATCCTCCCTTCTGATAATGGCATTAGTCTTATTTGTTAAAAATTTCGGAGGGTTTTCCCGGTCTGTATTTGCCATAGATCTTTGCCTGACGATTTTTCTGCTGTCCGGGTTCAGGCTCTGCGTTAAAAAATATTTCGAGATAAGCGCTGGCAATCGGTTTTCCATGCTGACCACCATTGGAACCATTATCAAAGATATCTTTTTCCGGGAGAATGGCGCAACCAAATTATTAATCATTGGCGCTGGAAGTTGTGGTGAGAGAATTGTTCGGGAAATTATTAAAAATTCCATGCTTAAATATAAAGTCGTTGGTTTCCTAGATGATAATCCTAAAAAAATAGGAAAAACAATCCATGGGATTACCGTTCTGAATGTCATAGACTCCCTGGAAAAAGTGGCAAAAAAAGTTGAAGCAACTGAAGTTCTCATCGCCATCCCAACTGCCGAAGCATTTCATATGAGAAGAATTATTGACATCTGTAAGGACAGTGGCCTGAAATTTAAGATTATTCCGGACATGGGTGAATTAATTAACGGGAATGTGTCTGTGAGTGCCATAAGAGATCTTTCATTCAGGGATCTTCTGGGCAGGGAACCCGTGCGATTGGATCAAGGTCGAATTGGCGAGTACCTTGAAAACCAGGTTATACTTATAACGGGTGCCGGTGGTTCGATTGGGTCGGAACTTTGCAGGCAGATATGCCGATTTAACCCTGCAACGTTGGTCCTTTACGATAATGCCGAAACCCCGCTTTATGAAATTGACCATGAATTAAAAAATTATTTCAAACAGGTTAACATTGTTCCCGTACTGGGAGATATACGGGATCGATTTCAGTTTTCAAAGGCTTTGGAGGCCTATTCACCGGTTTCTGTTTTCCATGCTGCAGCCTATAAGCATGTTCCCATGTTGGAGATCCACCCATGGGAGGCTGTATTGAATAATATCATGGGAACAGTAAATGTGGCTGAATGCTGCAAAAGGTTGAATGTGCAGAGGTTTGTTCTCATGTCAACGGATAAAGCAGTCCGACCTTCAAGTGTCATGGGGGCCTCGAAACGCATTTCTGAGATTTTCGTTCAGAACCAGAGTACCTCTTTCGACCATCAAACAAAATTCATGATCGTTCGGTTTGGAAATGTTGCCGGAAGCGCCGGAAGTGTCGTTCCCCTTTTTAAAAAGCAGATCCGGTCAGGCGGTCCGGTTACCGTAACCCACCCAGATGTCACCCGTTTTTTTATGACCATTCCCGAAGCGTGCCAGCTTATTTTGCAGGCAGGTGCCATGGGGAAAGGTGGTGAAATATTTATCCTTGATATGGGCCGGCCTGTCAAAATAGCGGATATGGCGGCCGACATGATACGTCTCAGCGGTTACCAGCCCGGCAAGGACATCGCAATAAAGTATATCGGCCTAAGGCCTGGAGAAAAAATGTTTGAAGAACTTGTTGCGGAAAACGAGGTAACGCTGCCGACAGAGCATGATAAAATAACGGTTTTGAACGGTTCTGGGTATAATATGATAAAATTAAACGGAAAAATTGACCAATTAGAGCAATTTGCCCTTGAACAGAATTGTGAGATGATATTTTCCCTTTTTGAAGAAATTCTTCCGGGGTATCGCCCCTATGTGGAGAATGAATCTGCCTTTCCCCCAAATTAG